In the Desulfobacterales bacterium genome, GCAAGGGAAAATTTTATATCAGGCGGCGGATGATTTTGAAAAAAATAGTTAACCATTCAGATATACAGAATTCAGGAGTCGGAATTTAGAATGGCTTTTGAATAAGCCGCGATCAGCGGCAGGGAGGCCGCGCCAGGGTGTTTTTGGAAGAGCGGCAGGCTGTTTGAGCGACAGCGAGTTCCTGCCGGTCTGGAAAAAATACCCTGGCGGGGCCGAAGCCATGATCATGGCGTGACGTTGAGACGGTGTTGTCTTACTTCAGGTTGTCCAATGCCTTGAAGATCTGGCTTGTGATTTCATCCATTTTGCCCACGCCGTTGACGCGCACATATCGGGGAGCCGCCGCTTCCTTGCTGGCTTCCCAATTTTTATAATAGCCGATCAGTGGCTCGGTCTGGCTATGGTAGACATCCAGGCGTTTTTTAACGGTCTCTTCTTTGTCGTCATCCCGTTGAACCAGGGGCTCGCCGGTCACATCGTCCTTGCCTTCCACCTTGGGCGGATTGTAGAGAATATGATAGGTGCGTCCGCTGGCCAAATGGGCGCGCCGTCCGCTCATTCGTTTAATGATCTCTTCATCCGGCACATCAATATCCACCACCGCATCAATGGGCACGCCGGCTGCTTTCATGGCGTCCGCCTGGGGAATGGTTCTGGGGAAGCCGTCGAACAGAAATCCGTTGGCGCAATCGGCCTCTTTAATTCGTTCTTTGACAAGACCGATGATCACCTCATCAGATACCAGCGCACCGGCATCCATCAATACTTTCGCCTTTTTGCCCAGCTCCGTGCCGGCTTTGACTGCTGCGCGCAGCATGTCGCCGGTGGAAATCTGGGGAATGTTGTATTTTTCTTTGATCAGGTTCGCTTGGGTCCCCTTGCCGGCACCGGGGCCTCCTAACAGAATAAGACGCATATGACCTCCTTCTTTTTTTAAATTCAACAACCTAATTAATGAATCGTGTTGACGGTTAAGTATCCCGATCTCTAATCAATGCTGAATGTCGGGTCGTGAAAACAGTTATGTGCGCATGTTACGCCAAAGCCGAATTATTACCGAATCCCCGCAGGTTATGTCAAGACAATAATCCCCGGGGGGATATAAACATAACTTATTGAATTAAAAAATATTATATTTTGTTTGAGGTTGACTGGGCCGACAAATAGTCCCTGACCAATGAAATAGCCGCATTCCGGGTCGTACAGGTGCCGGAGAGCCGTGCTGTTTCCACCCGGGCAAGGATGTGTTTAAACAGAGCCGAGGGGGGCAGGCCGAATTCCGCAATAAGATCCTTGCCTGTAAGCAGGGGTGGGGAGGAGCTTTTTATTTTAAATTCAGTAAAAAACCGGTTTAAAAGCATGCACAAAAATGCCGTGAAGGGGGCCAGCGTGCTATGGCTTGCGGCGCCTTTCCCGAAAAGATCCGCAGCCACATGCCATAAAAGATAGGGGGTGTCATCTCCGCAGGTCATAAAAAAACAGGTAATCGCCTTGTCCGTGAGGGTTTGTTTCTGAAAGGCCTGATACAGGTGCAACGGCCGGACGTGGCGGGCGATGATGGCGGTGATGAAGTTTTGTGCGGTATTGGCGCAACGCAGCCTTTTGCAGATGCATTGTGCCGCTTTTGCGCCGGCGGTCTCATGGCCGTAAAAGTGAATATCACCGAGGGCATCAACCGACCGGCAGGCGGGTTTGCCGATATCATGAAGCAATAAGGCGAACTTGAGCCAAATGATTCGCATCGGATCGGGTGGCTCCGGAAGCGCCGGCAGGGTTGGAGTGTCCTCGGTTAGCAACGATTCAAGGTGCGCAAGGGCCGCCAGTGTGTGGTCAAGAACATCATGGCTGTGATGACGGTTTTGCGTGCAACCGTCCAGGGGCGACAGTTCGGGAAAAACAGCAAATAGAAGTCCGCTTTCCCGCATCTGTTGAATAATCGGGTGCGCGTGCGTCGCGGACAGAATTTTAAAGATCTCTTCGCGGACCCTTTCACTCGCAGACCGGGTGATCAGGTGAGAAGATTCGGTCAGCAGCGTTCGGGTGGCCGGTACTATTGAAAAACCGAAACTCGCCGCCATTCGGTAGGCGCGCAGCAATCGAATGGGATCATCCTGAAATGCAGTGCGTGAGGCCACTCGAATCTGTTTTTTTTTGATATCCAGCCGGCCGCCCAGCGGGTCGATCAGCCTGCCAAAAGCAAGGTCGAACGCCATGGCGTTCATGGTGAAATCACGGCATTCTAAATCCGCTTCAATGGTGTTGCCGCGAGGCGGGGTGACATCAACGACATGCGCGCCGGAAACCACGCGATAGGTGGTTTTGCCGGGTTTGCCCATGGTTACGAGGCGGCCCTTTGTTTTGCCGGCGAGTTGCCGGGCAAATTCCTCTGGATTTTCGAAAACCGTAATGTCATAATCCGTAGGCTGACGGCCCAGAAAAAGATCCCGGGCCGATCCGCCGACTATATAAGCCGAAGTGCCGGTTAATCCGGTACGGATGGTAAGAGGAAGCAACTTATCATTCAATTTTGTCATGGCGGCGCTCAACCGTTATGAAATGGACGGATGATCATTATGTCATTGGAAGTCAGATCAACCATACCTGATTTAAGTGAAAAAACAAAGCCCGTCACCATTGCCGTTACCGGCAATGCAGGGTCCGGAAAAACGGTGGTTTGCGGCCGGTTTAAGGCATTGGGGGTTCCGGTGATTTTTTCGGATGCGCTGGCCCGGGAAGTGGTCATGCCTGGCTCGGCGGTGCTATCGCGTATATCCGAGCGGTTCGGCGATGAGCTGCTGACGCCGGACGGCTCCCTGGACCGGTCGGCTATGCGGCGGTTGATGCTTCAGGACGACCAGGCGCGCCGGGATCTGGAGGCGCTGCTGCATCCCGAAATCATTTCTCTGATGCGCGCGCGCATTCGGCAGGCTGGAAAAGAAGGGGCTCGCGTGGTGATGGTTGAAGTGCCGCTTTTGTTTGAAGGCAACGCAGCGTCTTTTTTTGACCGGGTGCTGTTGGTGACTGCCGACAATGCGCGCCAAGTGACCCGGTTGGTGGCGCGAGATCGGGTTTCGGACGCGGACGCCCATGCCTTGCTGGGCGCGCAAATGCCGGATGATCAGAAACGTGAACGATCTGATTTCATAATTAATAACAATGGTTCTATTGAGGAGTTGATAAAAACTGTTGACCGATTGTACCAAATGATTTATCAAAAAAATTAAGTGAGCGACAAAAGCGCTTGACATGATATTAACCATGGGATAATGCCTGTCCGTTAAAGGCTCCCGCCTGTTGGAGAGAAATTCCAAACTCTTCATTCTAAGATCACTGAGCACTCTATTGAGCACTCAAATCTCTCCAGAACAACCAACTATGTTCCAATCCTTTTGTTATTAGTATTGGGGCGCGCCTGGAAAATCTGGCTAAAGGGCTGGGGATTGCAGCCGTTTGTTAGCATTTTTTTCATTGAGGATAAATCGCGTGTTTGAAGGTATCATAGGATTCACGAATCCGCCTGTTCGGTAAATCAGTGCCCTGTAAAAAAACCGCATGAAACTATCAAATCAACTTTAATTCATACCAAAAAATAACAGGAAGCGGGGAAAGGGAGTAATGAACATAGTCGAGCTTAAAGACAAAAAAATAAGCGAATTGACCCAAATGGCCAAAAAGTTCAAAATTGAAGGCGCCGCCGGGATGAGAAAGCAGGAACTGATTTTTGCGCTGCTTCAGGCCCAGATCGAAAAAAACGGGCTGATTTTTGGCGAAGGAACACTTGAAATTTTGCCGGATGGCTTTGGGTTTCTCCGTGCGCCGGACTATAATTATCTGCCCGGCCCGGACGATATTTATGTCTCCCCCTCACAAATACGCCGGTTCAACCTAAGAACCGGGGACACCGTTTCCGGTCAGATCAGGCAACCCAAGGAGTCCGAACGCTATTTTGCCCTGCTGAAGGTTGAAGCGGTCAATTATGAAGATCCGGAAGTGGCCCGTGAAAAAATTTTGTTCGACAACCTGACGCCCCTGTATCCGTCCCGCAAGATGACACTGGAGACCAAGTCCGACAACTATTCCACCCGGATTATGGATCTGGTGACGCCCATCGGTTTCGGTCAGCGTGGTCTGATCGTATCTCCGCCGCGGACGGGTAAAACCATGCTGCTTCAGGCCATTGCCAATAGTGTTGTCGCCAACCACAAGGACGTCGTCTTATTTGTGCTGTTGATAGATGAACGGCCCGAGGAGGTAACGGACATGGAGCGCTCCGTGCGCGGCGAAGTGATTAGTTCAACCTTCGACGAGCCGGCCGAACGGCACGTACAGGTGGCTGAAATGGTGATTGAAAAGGCAAAGCGACTCGTAGAGCACAAAAAGGACGTGGTCATTTTGCTGGACAGCATCACGCGGCTTGCCCGGGCTTATAACTCGGTTATGCCGCCCAGCGGCAAAATTTTATCCGGTGGTGTGGATTCCAATGCGCTTCAGCGGCCCAAACGGTTTTTCGGCGCGGCCCGAAACATTGAAGAGGGTGGCAGCCTTACCATTATCGCAACCGCCCTGATTGATACGGGAAGCCGCATGGACGAGGTGATATTCGAGGAGTTCAAAGGCACCGGCAACATGGAAATTCAGTTGGATCGCCGACTGGCGGATAAACGCATATTCCCGGCGATTGACATTAAAAAGTCCGGCACGCGAAAAGAGGAACTCCTGTTGAATGCGGAGGTTCTGAATCGTGTCTGGATTCTCAGAAAACTGCTTTCATCCCTGAACCCGATGGACAGCCTCGAATTTTTACTTGAAAAAATGAATGGAACCGGGGATAATAGCGAATTTCTGAATTCAATGAATACATAAATCACATTTAGGGGGGTTACACAGCGATGAAAAAGGACATTCATCCCAAATACGAAAAAACAACGATTCGGTGTGCCTGCGGCGCTAAAATAGAGGCCGGGTCCACCAAAAAAGACATAGAAACTGAAATTTGTTCTCAGTGCCATCCCTTTTTTACCGGAAAGCAGAAACTGATTGATTCGGCTGGCCGGATTGAGCGGTTCAGGAAAAAATACGAGAAATTTCAGAACAATAATTAAGTCCGACGATTTTCCCGAAGGTAAAAGAGGTCCCTGTCGACCTCCTTTACCTTTTTTTTCCGGCAACAAAGATCCACATTTGATTCTGGATAAATTACCCGGAACGGCCCACTCTGCAGACGCCGTTCCATGTCGAGAATCCGGCAAGAGCAATTCGTATGTTTGATAAACTGACAGGCGCTGCGGAACGTTTCGAGGAACTTGAAAAGTTGCTTGCCGATCCGAAGGTATTCCAGGAACGTGCGGCTTACCAGGCCTATACTCGCGAACACGCGGAGTTGAGCAAGGTGGTGGTCGTATACCGTAAGTTCAAGCAAACACTGGCTGATCTTGAACAAAGCCGGGAGCTTCTGAAAGATTCGGATTTGGAAATCAAGGAATTGGCCCGCGATGAGGTGGTTCGTCTCAGCACCTTAAAAGAAGAGCTGGAGATTGAGTTAAAACAATTGCTCGTGCCGAAAGATCCACTGGACGATAAGAATGTGTTGCTCGAAATCAGGGCCGGTACCGGCGGAGAGGAAGCAGGACTTTTTGCGGGGAATCTATTCAATATGTATTCCCGGTACGCTGAAAAACGGCGGTGGAAAATTGAGATTATAACCCACCATACTTCCGGCATCGGCGCTTTAAAGGAAGTGATTGCCCTGATTCAGGGGCAGGGGGCCTACAGCCGGTTAAAATATGAAAGCGGTACCCATCGGGTGCAGCGGGTTCCGGCCACTGAGGCGCAGGGACGGATTCATACGTCGGCCGTGACTGTAGCCGTGTTGCCGGAGGCAGAAGAGGTCGAAATTCAAATTGATCCCGGTGAAGTCAAAGTGGATGTGTACCGGTCCACCGGGCCGGGCGGACAATCGGTGAATACGACGGATTCCGCTGTGCGACTGACGCATCTTCCCACCGGGCTCGTGGTCACGTGCCAGGATGAGAAGAGTCAGCATAAAAACAAGGCCAAGGCCATGAAAGTGTTGCGAGCACGGCTGTTGGACAAAAAAACGCGGGAACAAAACGAGAAACGTTCCGAAGAGCGGAAAAGTCAGATCGGCAGCGGTGATCGGAGTGAACGGATTCGAACCTATAACTTTCCTCAGGGCCGGATGACCGATCATCGTATCGGGCTGACGCTGTATCGTCTGGAGAGCATTCTTCAGGGGGAAATTGATGAGATCATTGACGCGTTGACCACCCATTATCAAGCCCAGGCCCTTAAGCATGAAGAATTTATCAGTGCCCAATCCGGAGAAAAGCGGCCCGACATGGACTATTCTTGACCTGTTAAATTGGACATCGTCCTATTTCACCGCTCACAAGATAGAGCAGCCGAGGGCAACCGCGGAAGTGCTGCTGGCCCATACCCTGGGCTTTCAAAGAATCGATCTGTATTTGCGATATGACCAGCCACTTCACCGGGATGAGCTGAGCCGTTTCAAATCCTTTGTCAAACGGCGCGTCAGTGCCGAGCCGGTGGCGTATATTACCGGTGAAAAAGAGTTCTGGTCCCTGACCCTGTCGGTGAATTCGAATGTTTTGATTCCCAGACCCGAATCCGAAAACCTCGTGGAAGCGGCGCTGAAGCGGCTGCCGGAAAAAACGCGGAAAGGCGCTTGTCGGATTCTGGATTTGGGTACCGGCTCGGGCGCGATTGCCATCGCTCTGGCATTCGAGCGCCCCCAAACCCTGTGTTTTGCCGTGGATCGATCCCCGGCGGCGGTTCAACTGGCGCGGAAAAATGCCGATCGTCACGGATTGGCGTCGCGGGTTCACTTTTTTGCCGGTGACTGGTTCTCATCCATCCGATCCGGCGCTGTATTTGACATCATCGTATCCAATCCGCCGTATATCAAAACACAGGAGATTGAAGGACTGCAACCTGAAATTGTCCGGTACGAACCCCATGGCGCACTTGATGGCGGCCCTCTTGGCCTGGACGCCCTGTCCTGCATCATTCGCCGGGCGCCTCCCTTTTTGGCCCCCAACGGCGCCCTCATTCTTGAAATTGGATATGATCAAAAAGCCCCGCTTATCGAGATGGTTTCGCATTCAAAGGGATATGAAGCCCCTCTTTTTTTCAAAGACTATGCCGGCCATGACCGGATTCTGCTACTAACTCGATTAGTCGATTAAGCCTATCGTGCCGTGTCAACGATGGTGATCGTGCCCTAAAACCGCCAAATAAAACTATTGCGCAAGATGGATTAGTTTGTTACAAAACCCTGATTTTAAAAACCACACACGCCTTTGGATCTGTTTCCCGGTGCTTTTAAGAAAAAGTCGGAAATGGGGATGAAAAAGGCGGTGGCATAAACCAACCATGAAAGGAAAAAGAAAACCATGGCGTATGTTACAATGAAAGAACTCTTGGAAGCCGGTGTACATTTCGGGCATCAGACCAAACGATGGAATCCAAAAATGAAGCCGTATATTTTTGGAGAGCGAAACGGTATTTATATTATCGATTTGCAGAAAACGGTTCGTATGTTCAGAACTGCGTATGATTTTATGATAGACACCGTGGCCAAGGGCAAATCGGTGCTTTTTGTCGGCACCAAGAAGCAGGCGCGTGAAGCCGTCTATGAGGAAGCCAACCGCTGCGAAATGTATTATGTGCATAATCGGTGGCTGGGCGGTATGCTGACGAATTTTCAAACCATAAAACAGAGTATCGAGCGGCTCAATTATTTGAACCGAATCGAAACCGACGGCTCTATTAATCTCTATACTAAAAAAGAGCGATTGAAACTTGCCAAGGAACGGACCAAACTCGACAGCACGTTGGGCGGCATTCAGAGCATGAACAGCATGCCGGGCGCGATGTTTGTGGTCGATCCCAAAAACGAGACCATTGCCATTCGGGAGGCCAGACGGCTGCATATTCCGATTGTCGGTATCGTGGATACGAACTGTGATCCGGAAGAGGTGGACTACGTGATTCCTGGCAATGATGACGCCATTCGATCGATTCGACTGATTACATCTAAAATGGCGGAAGCTTGCAACGAAGGTGCCAGGCGATTATCTGAAAAAAAGCAGGCGCAGTCCGATAAAAAATATGAGGAGAAAGATGAATTGGGTGCAGTTGCCGCCGAGTTGAAGCCCGGCGAAAGAAAAGTGATTTCCGACGGCACCAAGGGGCCGGTGGTCGAGATTATCAAACGGGCTTCGGGTGCTGAATCCCAGGCTGCACTGGAAGAGGCAGCCGAATCAAGTGAGACGATAGGGAGGGAATAATGGCAGCAATAACCGCGGAAATGGTAAAACAACTACGGGAAAGAACCGGCGCCGGAATGATGGATTGTAAAAAAGCGCTGAGCGAATGTGATGGGGATATGTCCAATGCGGTTGATTTCTTGCGAAAAAAAGGAATTTCCACCGCACAGAAACGCGCTGGCCGGGCGATGAGTGAAGGCACGATTCAATCCTATATTCATATGGGGGGTAAAATCGGTGTCATGGTTGAAGTGAATTGCGAGAGCGATTTTGTGGCTAAAAATGATGATTTTATTGAATTTTCAAAAAATATTGCCATGCATATCGCTGCCACGAATCCGGTCTCAATCTCCCCTGACCAGGTACCCGAGGAAATGATTCGACGAGAAATGGATATTTATCGAGCGCAAGTGGCAGAAATGGGTAAGCCTGCCAACATGATAGATAAAATCGCCGAGGGGAAACTGAATAAATTTTATAAGGAAAACTGCCTGTTGCAGCAGGCCTATGTTCGGAATCCCGACATAACGATTGCAGACCTGTTAAACGAGATGATCGGCAAAATAGGCGAAAACATCACCATTAAACGGTTTTGCCGTTACCAGTTGGGAGAGTCCTGATTATATGCCGATGCCCCGTTTTAAGAGAATACTGCTCAAACTCAGTGGCGAAGCGCTCATGGGCGACCAGGGCTTTGGTATCAGCCCGGACATGATTAAATTTGTTGCGGATGAAATTAAATCCGTTCACGATTTGGGCGTACAAGTGGCTGTCGTTGTCGGCGGTGGCAACATTTTCAGGGGCATCGCCGCCAGCTCTTTTGGTATGGATCGGTCGTCGGCGGATCATATGGGCATGCTGGCGACCGTTATCAACAGTTTGGCGCTTCAGGATGCGCTTGAGAAAAATGGCCTGTTGACTAGGGTTCAAAGTGCCATTTCGATGCATGAAGTGGCGGAACCCTATATTCTCAGGCGTGCCATTCGCCATCTTGAAAAGGGACGAGTGGTGATTTTTGCCGCGGGCACCGGAAACCCCTATTTTACGACGGACACCGCCGCTGTGTTGCGGGCCCAGGAGATCCACGCCGAGATATTGCTAAAGGCGACCAAAGTGGACGGCATTTATGACTCTGATCCGGAAATTAATCCGAATGCCAAGCGTCTTGACAAGATTACCTATAGGGAGGCGTTGGAAAAGCAACTTCGCGTTATGGACTTGACCGCCATTTCCCTTGCGATGGATAATCAACTGCCGTTGTCGGTATTCCTGTTAAAGGCGCCGGGAAATATCCTGGGTGTCGTCTGCGGCGAGTCCATCGGGACCCGTATCAATCATTAAAAATACGGGGGGAATCAATTTCTACCGGCTTCGGAATCCATACAAGTGAAGAAAGAAGGCGATAAAAGGGGACCTGTCATGATTGAAGAGACCTATGAAGAAACCAATGAGCGGATGGGCAAATCCATCACAGCCCTGAAAACTGAACTCAAACGGATCAGAACCGGTCGCGCTTCGGTGTCCCTGCTGGATGGTATTCGGGTGGATTATTACGGCACCCCAACCGCTTTAAATCAGATGGCGTCTCTTTCTGTGCCGGAAAGCCGTTTGATTTTGATCCAGCCTTGGGATGTTTCCGCTATTAAAGAGATTGAAAAAGCCATATTGAAATCGGATCTGGGCGTGACACCGTCCAGCGATGGAAAACTGATTCGAATTTCCATTCCACCGTTGACGCAGGATCGGCGCAAGCAGCTCGTGCGATCGCTTCAGAAAACTTGCGAAGAGTATAAGGTGGCGGTTCGAAATGTTCGTCGGGATTCAAATGAACTGATCA is a window encoding:
- the adk gene encoding adenylate kinase, coding for MRLILLGGPGAGKGTQANLIKEKYNIPQISTGDMLRAAVKAGTELGKKAKVLMDAGALVSDEVIIGLVKERIKEADCANGFLFDGFPRTIPQADAMKAAGVPIDAVVDIDVPDEEIIKRMSGRRAHLASGRTYHILYNPPKVEGKDDVTGEPLVQRDDDKEETVKKRLDVYHSQTEPLIGYYKNWEASKEAAAPRYVRVNGVGKMDEITSQIFKALDNLK
- the tsf gene encoding translation elongation factor Ts, with the translated sequence MAAITAEMVKQLRERTGAGMMDCKKALSECDGDMSNAVDFLRKKGISTAQKRAGRAMSEGTIQSYIHMGGKIGVMVEVNCESDFVAKNDDFIEFSKNIAMHIAATNPVSISPDQVPEEMIRREMDIYRAQVAEMGKPANMIDKIAEGKLNKFYKENCLLQQAYVRNPDITIADLLNEMIGKIGENITIKRFCRYQLGES
- the prfA gene encoding peptide chain release factor 1 — its product is MFDKLTGAAERFEELEKLLADPKVFQERAAYQAYTREHAELSKVVVVYRKFKQTLADLEQSRELLKDSDLEIKELARDEVVRLSTLKEELEIELKQLLVPKDPLDDKNVLLEIRAGTGGEEAGLFAGNLFNMYSRYAEKRRWKIEIITHHTSGIGALKEVIALIQGQGAYSRLKYESGTHRVQRVPATEAQGRIHTSAVTVAVLPEAEEVEIQIDPGEVKVDVYRSTGPGGQSVNTTDSAVRLTHLPTGLVVTCQDEKSQHKNKAKAMKVLRARLLDKKTREQNEKRSEERKSQIGSGDRSERIRTYNFPQGRMTDHRIGLTLYRLESILQGEIDEIIDALTTHYQAQALKHEEFISAQSGEKRPDMDYS
- the pyrH gene encoding UMP kinase; translated protein: MPMPRFKRILLKLSGEALMGDQGFGISPDMIKFVADEIKSVHDLGVQVAVVVGGGNIFRGIAASSFGMDRSSADHMGMLATVINSLALQDALEKNGLLTRVQSAISMHEVAEPYILRRAIRHLEKGRVVIFAAGTGNPYFTTDTAAVLRAQEIHAEILLKATKVDGIYDSDPEINPNAKRLDKITYREALEKQLRVMDLTAISLAMDNQLPLSVFLLKAPGNILGVVCGESIGTRINH
- the frr gene encoding ribosome recycling factor: MIEETYEETNERMGKSITALKTELKRIRTGRASVSLLDGIRVDYYGTPTALNQMASLSVPESRLILIQPWDVSAIKEIEKAILKSDLGVTPSSDGKLIRISIPPLTQDRRKQLVRSLQKTCEEYKVAVRNVRRDSNELIKGFKKDGDISEDEAFKAQDEIQKITDGNIKVIDEIFKEKEKEILEF
- the rho gene encoding transcription termination factor Rho — its product is MNIVELKDKKISELTQMAKKFKIEGAAGMRKQELIFALLQAQIEKNGLIFGEGTLEILPDGFGFLRAPDYNYLPGPDDIYVSPSQIRRFNLRTGDTVSGQIRQPKESERYFALLKVEAVNYEDPEVAREKILFDNLTPLYPSRKMTLETKSDNYSTRIMDLVTPIGFGQRGLIVSPPRTGKTMLLQAIANSVVANHKDVVLFVLLIDERPEEVTDMERSVRGEVISSTFDEPAERHVQVAEMVIEKAKRLVEHKKDVVILLDSITRLARAYNSVMPPSGKILSGGVDSNALQRPKRFFGAARNIEEGGSLTIIATALIDTGSRMDEVIFEEFKGTGNMEIQLDRRLADKRIFPAIDIKKSGTRKEELLLNAEVLNRVWILRKLLSSLNPMDSLEFLLEKMNGTGDNSEFLNSMNT
- the rpmE gene encoding 50S ribosomal protein L31; translation: MKKDIHPKYEKTTIRCACGAKIEAGSTKKDIETEICSQCHPFFTGKQKLIDSAGRIERFRKKYEKFQNNN
- the prmC gene encoding peptide chain release factor N(5)-glutamine methyltransferase, which produces MKNLSVPNPEKSGPTWTILDLLNWTSSYFTAHKIEQPRATAEVLLAHTLGFQRIDLYLRYDQPLHRDELSRFKSFVKRRVSAEPVAYITGEKEFWSLTLSVNSNVLIPRPESENLVEAALKRLPEKTRKGACRILDLGTGSGAIAIALAFERPQTLCFAVDRSPAAVQLARKNADRHGLASRVHFFAGDWFSSIRSGAVFDIIVSNPPYIKTQEIEGLQPEIVRYEPHGALDGGPLGLDALSCIIRRAPPFLAPNGALILEIGYDQKAPLIEMVSHSKGYEAPLFFKDYAGHDRILLLTRLVD
- the rpsB gene encoding 30S ribosomal protein S2; this translates as MAYVTMKELLEAGVHFGHQTKRWNPKMKPYIFGERNGIYIIDLQKTVRMFRTAYDFMIDTVAKGKSVLFVGTKKQAREAVYEEANRCEMYYVHNRWLGGMLTNFQTIKQSIERLNYLNRIETDGSINLYTKKERLKLAKERTKLDSTLGGIQSMNSMPGAMFVVDPKNETIAIREARRLHIPIVGIVDTNCDPEEVDYVIPGNDDAIRSIRLITSKMAEACNEGARRLSEKKQAQSDKKYEEKDELGAVAAELKPGERKVISDGTKGPVVEIIKRASGAESQAALEEAAESSETIGRE
- a CDS encoding HD domain-containing protein — protein: MTKLNDKLLPLTIRTGLTGTSAYIVGGSARDLFLGRQPTDYDITVFENPEEFARQLAGKTKGRLVTMGKPGKTTYRVVSGAHVVDVTPPRGNTIEADLECRDFTMNAMAFDLAFGRLIDPLGGRLDIKKKQIRVASRTAFQDDPIRLLRAYRMAASFGFSIVPATRTLLTESSHLITRSASERVREEIFKILSATHAHPIIQQMRESGLLFAVFPELSPLDGCTQNRHHSHDVLDHTLAALAHLESLLTEDTPTLPALPEPPDPMRIIWLKFALLLHDIGKPACRSVDALGDIHFYGHETAGAKAAQCICKRLRCANTAQNFITAIIARHVRPLHLYQAFQKQTLTDKAITCFFMTCGDDTPYLLWHVAADLFGKGAASHSTLAPFTAFLCMLLNRFFTEFKIKSSSPPLLTGKDLIAEFGLPPSALFKHILARVETARLSGTCTTRNAAISLVRDYLSAQSTSNKI
- the coaE gene encoding dephospho-CoA kinase (Dephospho-CoA kinase (CoaE) performs the final step in coenzyme A biosynthesis.), with product MSLEVRSTIPDLSEKTKPVTIAVTGNAGSGKTVVCGRFKALGVPVIFSDALAREVVMPGSAVLSRISERFGDELLTPDGSLDRSAMRRLMLQDDQARRDLEALLHPEIISLMRARIRQAGKEGARVVMVEVPLLFEGNAASFFDRVLLVTADNARQVTRLVARDRVSDADAHALLGAQMPDDQKRERSDFIINNNGSIEELIKTVDRLYQMIYQKN